In one Pseudomonas hydrolytica genomic region, the following are encoded:
- a CDS encoding glycosyltransferase — protein sequence MHNINSRIVVSVPVFNEEAYVRETLESLAAQTYTDFLVLIADNASTDGTGEICREFCTRDPRFHYVRHAQNLGASANFRYCFEHTSSEFFMWLGGHDVLAPEFLAETSARMLADQRVSLVYTQTKWIDETGNTLGQSNGGNYVFAEPLAPHQRYLKLLHALDRCEAVNQLIRRSFIDLDFRPVVSADLAFLCHLAAHGPFVRVEQPLYVRREIRRRDSTAMERMTGTKTAARYHQLAELFVHSISTHRNIAAEHKLEVISQVLVWLNKRFQLFNETLPIPSAALQTGPSTDVTSDEPAPFFSVIMPVYNRERYVREAIESVLAQDERDFELIVVDDGSTDRSVEIIRAIDDPRIRLLHNDHGGGASARNRGLAEARGQFVVWIDSDDRQARGALSEIHRSIAANPGADVFYGDLEIFDDQSSTGQTLRTHYPDYQGQSLLPLLIQGNCLPNPGTAVRRSLYDTYGGYDLAFTRCHDYQIWTRLADSARFKKVDAILCHWRQHGESLSSAKTKAFEAKVILDAFARYPVSRLFPDLDAGQGGQAQACWRVSQTLQALGEHAAALHVAYKASALGKGIVHDLSGLERQAGAAYEPLFSIILTTYNRPDLLRDALASVGSQTLRDFEVILINDNGEPVEYLLADYDFPITYIRQGRNKGLSAARNAGLALARGRYVVYLDDDDIYLPDHLAVLAEAFEQHPGSVIYTGVEYVNEKLEGGKRIELGRGQPFRHEAFDRDRLFTQNYIPVNTWAHPREMLAAVGEFDTGLAAFEDWDMLLRLASRYPFVHVLTVTSEVHTRAPGAGGDHMLGRERKNFPALYRELYERYSGSASEGLQRGRQQLLESLGERPKGGLMDWLAERLPTSTENRLIADYLQRHQGGPLIGVVVLDSEGQSEQLMVTLKSLLGERCLYATLRILVLTTADVPATSAADKLHFLRLSDEPLALQINRAVEASDCQWFMLARAGDEFTQSGLMIAGLELAANPECRAVYGDQLQRLPDGNLGAAFLPGFNLDLLLSFPLVMARHWLYRRDLFLAAGGFDAEYPEAFEFELLTRLIEQDGLGGLGHIDEPLLITAAPTLRDNPDERRVIERHLGNRGYQAKVLPGLPARYRVHYGHAGTPLVSILLSTDVALAALQRCIDSLLEKTRYGHYELLLADGGTRADVSAWLGEVAALGDDKVRVLTAAAGLAQNRAAEQARGEYLLLLSGEAAIVNEDWLDELLNHAQRPEVGVVGGKLLTPNGRIAQAGLLLGVNGPATPAFAGEPMDAAGYMQRLQVDQNYSAVGDACLMVRAELFRQVGGLDATLTAFRDVDLCLKARAAGYLTVWAANAVVLHEAQTPHADPAAEDQLYERYLPQLANDTAYNRNLALSGRGFDLESDVSLTWRPLSWRPAPVVLAHPADPWGCGHYRVIQPFAAMKTEGLIDGTLSMGLLQVTDLERYDPDVIVLQRQIGDERLEAMRRMRKFSRAFTVYELDDYLPNLPLKSVHRAQMPRDILKSLRRGLEFVDRFVVSTQPLAEAFAGLHEDIRVIENRLPVTWWKGLESQRRRGRKPRVGWAGGVSHTGDLDLIVDVVRELASEVEWVFMGMCPDVIRPYVKEIHAGVDIEHYPAALAGLDLDLALAPVEQNLFNECKSNLRLLEYGACGFPVVCSDLVCYRGDLPVTRVKNRFRDWVEAIRMHINDLDAAAAAGDLLREAVLRDWMLEGTNLERWRQAWLAD from the coding sequence ATGCACAATATTAATAGCAGGATCGTGGTCAGTGTCCCGGTCTTCAATGAAGAAGCCTATGTCCGCGAAACGCTCGAGTCACTCGCAGCGCAGACGTACACGGACTTCCTGGTACTGATCGCGGATAACGCCTCCACCGACGGGACCGGTGAAATCTGCCGCGAGTTCTGCACGCGTGATCCTCGTTTTCACTATGTCCGTCATGCGCAGAACCTCGGGGCTTCGGCCAACTTTCGCTACTGCTTCGAGCATACCTCCTCGGAGTTCTTCATGTGGCTCGGCGGGCACGACGTGCTGGCCCCCGAATTTCTGGCGGAAACATCGGCGCGCATGCTTGCCGACCAGAGGGTCAGCCTGGTCTATACCCAGACCAAATGGATAGATGAGACGGGCAACACGCTCGGGCAGAGCAACGGAGGCAACTACGTTTTCGCCGAGCCACTGGCGCCACACCAGCGCTACCTCAAACTGCTGCATGCGCTGGATCGCTGCGAGGCGGTCAACCAGCTGATCCGGCGTTCGTTCATCGATCTCGACTTCCGCCCGGTGGTCAGCGCGGATCTGGCGTTTCTCTGCCATTTGGCCGCGCACGGGCCGTTCGTCCGTGTCGAGCAGCCGCTGTATGTTCGCCGAGAAATCCGCAGGCGCGACAGCACCGCAATGGAGCGGATGACGGGAACCAAGACGGCTGCCCGTTACCACCAGTTGGCCGAGCTCTTCGTGCACAGCATCAGCACCCACAGGAACATCGCCGCGGAGCACAAGCTGGAGGTCATCAGCCAGGTGCTGGTGTGGTTGAACAAGCGCTTCCAGCTGTTTAACGAAACCCTGCCGATTCCCTCGGCTGCGCTGCAAACGGGGCCATCAACTGACGTCACCTCCGATGAGCCTGCTCCTTTCTTCAGCGTGATCATGCCGGTATACAACCGCGAGCGTTATGTGCGCGAAGCGATCGAATCGGTGCTGGCGCAGGACGAGCGGGATTTCGAGTTGATCGTGGTCGACGATGGTTCCACCGATCGATCGGTAGAGATCATTCGCGCCATCGACGATCCGAGAATCCGTCTGCTGCACAACGACCACGGCGGTGGTGCTTCGGCGCGTAACCGAGGGCTTGCCGAGGCACGTGGGCAGTTCGTGGTGTGGATCGACAGTGACGACCGGCAGGCCAGAGGTGCGTTGAGCGAAATACACCGCAGCATCGCGGCGAACCCGGGTGCCGATGTGTTCTACGGCGACTTGGAAATCTTCGACGACCAATCCAGCACCGGGCAAACGCTGCGCACGCATTACCCCGATTACCAGGGGCAGTCGCTGCTGCCACTGTTGATCCAGGGCAACTGTCTGCCCAATCCGGGGACTGCGGTGCGCCGCTCGCTGTATGACACCTATGGCGGCTACGATCTCGCCTTCACGCGCTGCCACGACTACCAGATATGGACTCGGCTGGCGGACAGCGCCCGCTTCAAGAAAGTCGACGCGATTCTCTGTCATTGGCGTCAGCACGGTGAGAGCTTGTCCAGTGCCAAGACCAAGGCCTTCGAGGCCAAGGTCATTCTGGATGCCTTTGCCCGTTACCCGGTGAGCCGGCTGTTTCCGGATCTGGACGCAGGGCAGGGCGGTCAGGCACAGGCCTGCTGGCGGGTTTCGCAGACGTTGCAGGCGTTGGGTGAGCACGCGGCGGCGCTGCACGTCGCCTACAAGGCCAGCGCTCTGGGGAAGGGCATCGTTCATGACCTTTCCGGACTGGAGCGTCAGGCCGGAGCCGCTTACGAGCCGTTGTTCTCCATCATCCTCACCACCTACAACCGTCCAGACCTGCTCAGGGATGCCCTGGCCAGCGTCGGTAGCCAAACGCTGCGTGATTTCGAAGTCATTCTGATCAACGACAACGGCGAGCCGGTCGAGTATCTGTTGGCGGATTACGACTTTCCCATCACCTATATCCGTCAGGGCCGAAACAAGGGCCTATCGGCGGCGCGCAACGCCGGCTTGGCGCTGGCGCGCGGGCGCTACGTCGTCTACCTCGACGACGACGACATCTACCTGCCCGACCATCTGGCCGTGCTGGCCGAGGCCTTCGAGCAGCATCCAGGCAGCGTCATCTACACCGGTGTGGAGTACGTCAACGAAAAGCTGGAGGGCGGCAAACGCATAGAACTCGGCCGTGGTCAGCCGTTCAGGCACGAGGCGTTCGACCGCGACCGTCTCTTCACGCAGAACTACATTCCCGTCAATACCTGGGCGCACCCACGGGAGATGCTGGCAGCTGTTGGGGAGTTCGATACCGGCCTGGCCGCGTTCGAGGACTGGGACATGCTGTTGCGCCTGGCCTCACGCTATCCCTTTGTGCATGTGCTGACCGTGACCAGCGAGGTGCATACACGAGCACCGGGTGCCGGTGGCGACCACATGCTGGGGCGCGAGCGCAAGAATTTCCCGGCCCTGTACCGCGAGCTCTACGAGCGCTATTCGGGCTCGGCCAGCGAGGGGCTGCAGCGCGGTCGCCAGCAGCTGCTCGAGAGTCTGGGCGAACGCCCCAAGGGCGGCCTAATGGATTGGCTGGCCGAGCGCCTGCCGACATCCACCGAAAACCGTCTGATCGCCGATTATCTGCAGCGTCATCAGGGCGGGCCGTTGATCGGTGTCGTGGTGCTCGACAGCGAAGGCCAGTCCGAGCAGTTGATGGTCACGCTCAAGAGTCTGCTTGGCGAGCGTTGCCTCTATGCGACGCTGCGTATTCTGGTACTCACCACCGCAGACGTGCCGGCGACTTCCGCGGCGGACAAGCTGCACTTCCTGCGTCTGAGCGACGAGCCGTTGGCGTTGCAGATCAACCGGGCTGTCGAAGCGAGCGATTGCCAGTGGTTCATGCTGGCCCGCGCTGGCGATGAATTCACCCAGAGCGGGTTGATGATCGCCGGGCTGGAACTCGCAGCCAATCCAGAGTGCCGCGCCGTGTACGGCGATCAGCTGCAACGTCTGCCCGACGGTAATCTGGGGGCGGCGTTCCTGCCGGGCTTCAATCTCGATCTGCTGCTCAGCTTCCCGTTGGTGATGGCGCGTCACTGGCTGTATCGCCGCGACCTGTTCCTCGCCGCCGGCGGTTTCGACGCCGAATATCCCGAGGCCTTCGAGTTCGAGCTGCTGACTCGCCTGATCGAGCAGGACGGCCTGGGCGGATTGGGGCATATCGATGAACCCCTCCTGATCACCGCGGCCCCTACGCTGCGTGACAACCCCGACGAACGCCGGGTGATCGAACGTCACTTGGGCAATCGTGGCTACCAGGCGAAAGTGTTGCCGGGCCTGCCGGCTCGCTATCGGGTGCATTACGGTCACGCCGGTACGCCTCTGGTATCGATCCTTCTCTCCACGGATGTCGCACTGGCCGCCCTGCAGCGCTGTATCGACAGCCTGCTGGAAAAGACCCGTTACGGCCACTACGAGTTGCTGCTGGCCGATGGCGGTACGCGTGCCGATGTTAGTGCCTGGCTGGGCGAGGTCGCGGCGCTCGGCGACGACAAGGTGCGTGTGCTGACGGCGGCTGCCGGTTTGGCGCAGAACCGTGCTGCAGAACAGGCCCGTGGCGAATACCTGCTGTTGCTTTCGGGCGAAGCGGCCATTGTCAACGAAGACTGGTTGGACGAGCTGCTCAACCATGCGCAACGCCCTGAGGTAGGCGTAGTCGGTGGCAAGCTGCTGACGCCCAACGGACGGATCGCCCAGGCTGGTCTTCTGCTGGGCGTCAATGGCCCGGCAACGCCCGCCTTCGCAGGCGAGCCGATGGATGCGGCTGGCTACATGCAGCGTCTACAGGTTGATCAGAACTACAGCGCCGTGGGTGACGCCTGTCTTATGGTGCGTGCCGAGCTGTTCCGCCAGGTCGGTGGGTTGGATGCGACGTTGACCGCGTTCCGTGACGTGGATCTGTGCCTCAAGGCGCGGGCGGCTGGCTATCTGACCGTATGGGCGGCCAATGCCGTGGTCCTGCACGAGGCCCAGACGCCGCACGCCGATCCGGCAGCCGAGGATCAGCTGTACGAGCGTTACCTGCCGCAACTGGCCAACGATACGGCTTATAACCGCAACCTAGCGCTCAGCGGTCGTGGTTTCGACCTCGAAAGCGATGTCTCTCTCACCTGGCGGCCGCTGAGCTGGCGTCCTGCACCGGTGGTGCTGGCGCATCCGGCGGATCCCTGGGGCTGCGGTCACTACCGAGTGATTCAGCCGTTCGCGGCGATGAAAACCGAAGGCCTGATCGACGGTACCCTGTCCATGGGCTTGCTGCAGGTGACGGACCTCGAGCGTTACGATCCCGATGTGATCGTTCTGCAGCGCCAGATCGGTGATGAACGCCTGGAGGCGATGCGACGCATGCGCAAGTTCTCCCGCGCGTTCACCGTTTACGAGCTGGACGACTATCTGCCCAACCTGCCGCTGAAAAGCGTTCATCGCGCGCAGATGCCGCGCGATATCCTCAAGTCCTTGCGCCGCGGGCTGGAGTTCGTTGATCGTTTCGTGGTTTCCACTCAGCCGCTGGCCGAGGCCTTCGCCGGGCTGCATGAGGATATTCGGGTGATCGAAAACCGGTTGCCCGTGACCTGGTGGAAAGGGCTCGAAAGCCAGCGCCGGCGTGGCCGCAAACCGCGTGTCGGCTGGGCGGGCGGTGTAAGCCATACCGGCGATCTGGATCTGATCGTGGACGTGGTACGCGAACTGGCGTCCGAGGTGGAATGGGTATTCATGGGCATGTGCCCGGACGTGATCCGACCTTACGTTAAGGAAATCCACGCAGGTGTCGATATTGAACACTACCCTGCGGCTTTGGCTGGCCTGGACCTGGATCTGGCCCTGGCACCGGTGGAGCAGAACCTGTTCAACGAGTGCAAGAGCAACCTGCGCCTGCTGGAATACGGCGCTTGTGGCTTCCCGGTGGTATGCAGCGACCTGGTGTGCTACCGCGGTGACCTGCCGGTGACGAGGGTGAAGAATCGCTTTCGGGACTGGGTTGAGGCCATTCGCATGCACATCAATGATCTGGATGCCGCCGCTGCAGCTGGTGACCTCCTGCGCGAGGCGGTACTGCGCGATTGGATGCTCGAGGGAACGAACCTGGAGCGCTGGCGCCAAGCCTGGCTGGCCGATTGA
- a CDS encoding cephalosporin hydroxylase family protein: MSANDEFQAEVQRNIEAAGQDQGLKQRSLDWMLEAGGKYRYSYNFSWLGRPIIQYPQDIVAMQELVWAVQPELIIETGIAHGGSLILFASLLELNAACGGPSDARVLGIDIDIRQHNREAIEAHPMCRRIDMIQGSSIAPEVVEQVRQAARGKRVLVSLDSNHTHAHVLAELQAYAPLVSPGSYCVVFDTVVEDTPDELQAGRPWGKGNSPKSAVREYLTSHPEFQVDERMDNKLLISVAPEGYLKRV; this comes from the coding sequence GTGAGCGCAAACGACGAGTTTCAAGCGGAAGTGCAACGCAACATCGAGGCCGCCGGCCAGGATCAAGGCCTCAAACAGCGGTCTCTGGACTGGATGCTGGAGGCAGGCGGCAAGTACCGCTATTCCTACAACTTCAGCTGGCTGGGCCGGCCCATCATCCAGTACCCCCAGGACATCGTGGCCATGCAGGAGCTGGTATGGGCCGTGCAGCCGGAGCTGATCATCGAGACCGGCATCGCCCATGGCGGATCGCTGATTCTCTTCGCCTCGCTGCTGGAGCTCAACGCGGCTTGCGGTGGGCCCAGTGACGCGAGGGTGCTGGGTATCGACATCGATATTCGCCAGCACAACCGAGAGGCCATCGAGGCACATCCGATGTGCCGTCGTATCGACATGATCCAGGGCTCGAGCATCGCGCCGGAAGTGGTGGAACAGGTGCGCCAGGCTGCCCGTGGTAAGCGGGTATTGGTCTCGCTGGATAGCAATCACACCCACGCACATGTGCTGGCCGAACTGCAGGCTTACGCGCCTCTGGTATCGCCGGGCAGTTACTGCGTGGTATTCGATACCGTGGTGGAAGACACACCCGACGAGCTGCAGGCCGGTCGGCCATGGGGCAAGGGCAACAGTCCGAAGTCGGCGGTGCGCGAGTATCTGACGAGCCACCCGGAATTCCAGGTGGATGAACGAATGGACAACAAACTGCTGATCAGCGTGGCGCCGGAAGGCTATCTGAAGCGGGTTTGA
- a CDS encoding metallophosphoesterase family protein, translating to MIAVISDVHGNFPALRAVLSEADRLGCTRVISLGDVTGYYAEPEKCIDLLTQRGAVQLLGNHDGYLTEGTGCPRSRLVSSLLEHQARVVRPDQVELLAGLSSQYEEGDACFVHGGWEDPRDQYLYRVSADKLSGAWRYYFSGHTHVQVLASLGDKTYCNPGSVGQPRDGDPRAAFALFDGSRIVLQRVAYDIDETVAAMRRAGYDEPRLWENLYIGAQIGGRIDKVEIIEREHTK from the coding sequence ATGATTGCGGTGATATCGGATGTTCATGGCAATTTCCCGGCCCTGCGTGCGGTACTGAGCGAGGCGGATCGGCTCGGCTGCACGCGGGTGATTTCTCTGGGCGATGTGACCGGCTATTACGCCGAGCCGGAGAAATGTATCGACCTGCTAACCCAGCGCGGCGCCGTGCAACTGCTGGGTAACCACGACGGTTACCTGACGGAAGGGACCGGCTGTCCTCGTTCGCGGCTGGTGTCATCCTTGCTGGAGCACCAGGCTCGAGTGGTGCGTCCTGATCAGGTCGAGCTGTTGGCCGGCCTGAGCTCTCAGTACGAAGAGGGCGATGCCTGCTTCGTTCATGGTGGCTGGGAAGACCCGCGCGATCAGTACCTGTACCGGGTGTCTGCGGACAAGCTGAGCGGCGCCTGGCGTTATTACTTTTCAGGGCATACCCATGTCCAGGTCCTGGCGTCGTTGGGCGACAAGACCTATTGCAACCCCGGCTCGGTCGGTCAGCCGCGCGACGGAGATCCGCGTGCGGCCTTTGCCCTGTTCGACGGCTCGCGCATCGTCCTGCAGCGGGTGGCCTACGATATCGACGAGACGGTCGCGGCGATGCGTCGGGCCGGCTACGACGAGCCGCGGTTGTGGGAAAACCTCTATATCGGCGCCCAGATCGGCGGCCGTATCGACAAGGTCGAAATCATCGAGCGAGAGCACACAAAGTGA
- a CDS encoding ATP-grasp domain-containing protein yields MSLEAAGVRVLVTGVGAIIGQGVVKSLRPLPEVSIIGLDRDPLAFGRHACDGFYVKPPVAEADPAYDSFLLELIEREAIDLVLPAIEQDVFHFDARRQLFASAGVAVALNDSRLIELARDKWSLHQALLEAGLPAIATSRCGDWAQAIAQLGPAPLLCKPRRGSGGRGQALVEDEDDLRYQLRKLGDNFMLQRLVGSADQEYTVGLFGYGDGTSSRPAILQRTLGPGGATWRARSVASDALIESACEALTAQFRPVGPTNYQFRKADGRAWLLEINPRLSASVSLRAALGFNEAAMSIDYFCRARRPALTQWRAASCTRYIEDHIEYL; encoded by the coding sequence ATGTCACTTGAGGCTGCTGGTGTGCGCGTGCTGGTGACCGGTGTGGGCGCGATCATCGGTCAGGGCGTGGTCAAGTCGCTGCGTCCGTTGCCAGAGGTGAGCATCATCGGCCTCGATCGAGACCCACTGGCCTTCGGTCGTCATGCCTGCGACGGTTTTTACGTCAAACCACCCGTGGCGGAGGCAGATCCGGCCTACGACAGCTTCCTCCTCGAACTCATCGAGCGCGAAGCGATTGACCTGGTGCTGCCCGCCATCGAGCAGGATGTCTTTCATTTCGATGCACGCCGCCAATTGTTCGCTTCGGCCGGGGTGGCGGTGGCGCTCAACGACAGCCGCCTGATCGAGCTGGCGCGGGATAAATGGAGCCTGCACCAGGCGCTGCTCGAAGCGGGGCTGCCGGCAATCGCCACCAGCCGATGCGGCGACTGGGCGCAAGCCATCGCGCAGCTCGGTCCGGCGCCGCTGCTGTGCAAGCCGCGGCGGGGCTCCGGTGGCCGTGGTCAGGCTCTGGTAGAGGATGAGGACGATCTGCGGTACCAGCTTCGAAAGCTGGGCGACAACTTCATGCTGCAGCGACTGGTCGGCAGTGCCGACCAGGAGTACACCGTGGGGCTGTTCGGTTATGGCGACGGTACCTCCAGTCGGCCAGCCATCTTGCAGCGCACATTGGGACCCGGCGGTGCTACCTGGAGAGCGCGCAGCGTCGCAAGCGATGCCCTGATCGAGAGTGCTTGCGAGGCATTGACCGCTCAATTCCGGCCTGTAGGGCCGACCAATTATCAGTTTCGCAAGGCCGATGGCCGGGCCTGGTTGTTGGAAATCAATCCGCGCCTGTCGGCATCGGTTTCCTTGCGCGCAGCGCTTGGCTTCAACGAAGCGGCTATGAGCATCGATTACTTCTGTCGTGCTCGGCGCCCGGCGCTTACGCAATGGCGCGCGGCCAGCTGTACCCGTTACATAGAGGATCACATCGAATACTTATGA
- a CDS encoding NAD-dependent epimerase/dehydratase family protein produces MQRALVVGPGSMVGSRLSEHLRARGWQVIGAGRSGDCEVPLELGCDSLRTEFPGVEADVLFHCAAAFGDDSPQGAWLNDRVNVLGAHQVVALARAAGCRQVVYAGSVSSARRDGAAFASSYGASKARAEGVLAWALAQSGQTFVSLRFAQLYDERGDCIRHQRWFGRIVSYARSGRVLRLPPGDAPRNFVHVCDAVTAMTLASEAGAEGVLHVCHPHSESYLSLARHAYEVFGQGGEVQIAQEKTAFWPAYFPPASPELATLGLTFTPLLDGLRAIRDGGYAARFEVFDVT; encoded by the coding sequence ATGCAACGTGCGCTGGTGGTAGGCCCAGGCTCGATGGTTGGCAGTCGCCTGAGCGAGCACTTACGCGCGCGAGGCTGGCAGGTGATCGGCGCTGGGCGCTCCGGCGACTGCGAGGTGCCGCTGGAGCTGGGCTGCGACAGCTTGCGTACGGAGTTTCCCGGTGTCGAGGCGGATGTGTTGTTTCACTGTGCCGCGGCTTTTGGCGACGACTCACCCCAGGGGGCCTGGCTCAACGACCGGGTCAATGTGCTCGGCGCTCATCAGGTGGTGGCACTCGCGCGTGCTGCGGGCTGTCGGCAAGTGGTGTACGCCGGAAGCGTATCGTCCGCGCGACGCGACGGGGCGGCCTTCGCCAGCAGCTACGGTGCATCCAAGGCGCGGGCCGAGGGTGTTCTGGCCTGGGCGCTGGCGCAAAGCGGGCAAACCTTCGTCAGTCTGCGTTTCGCCCAGCTCTACGACGAGCGCGGCGATTGCATACGCCATCAGCGCTGGTTCGGGCGCATCGTCAGTTACGCCCGCAGCGGCCGCGTGCTGCGCTTGCCCCCGGGGGATGCGCCGCGCAATTTCGTGCACGTTTGCGATGCTGTCACCGCCATGACGCTGGCCAGCGAGGCTGGCGCAGAGGGCGTGTTGCATGTTTGCCACCCGCACAGCGAGAGCTACCTGAGTCTTGCTCGACATGCCTACGAAGTTTTTGGGCAGGGCGGTGAGGTGCAGATCGCCCAGGAGAAGACAGCGTTTTGGCCGGCGTATTTCCCGCCCGCGTCACCAGAGCTGGCGACGCTGGGCCTCACGTTCACACCGTTGCTCGATGGCCTGCGCGCTATCCGTGATGGTGGATATGCCGCACGTTTCGAGGTGTTCGATGTCACTTGA
- a CDS encoding class I SAM-dependent methyltransferase: protein MSKLNDVTSQYKPGAVTSLENELILNWYPPRILRRLEGKAPLSLLELGLGHGYTTALFNRHFQRHVVLEGSSVVIDLFRENYPGLNIELVEGYFEHFVSSEQFDVVMMGFILEHVDDPGLILRRFRDNLRPGGSLYVAVPNAKSLNRRLGLAMGKIADIYELNANDHALGHQRQFCRDTLKALLQAEGYRVTWEEGIYLKPLPLGYMQTMPEFEENLQAMCEVGVDFPDLCVGLLMEVQVA from the coding sequence ATGAGCAAGCTGAATGACGTGACCTCGCAATACAAACCGGGAGCGGTGACCTCTCTGGAGAACGAGCTGATTCTCAATTGGTACCCGCCGCGCATCCTGCGCCGTCTCGAGGGCAAGGCTCCGCTCTCGCTGCTGGAGCTGGGACTGGGCCACGGTTACACCACGGCCTTGTTCAATCGGCATTTCCAGCGCCACGTGGTGCTCGAGGGCTCCTCCGTGGTGATCGACCTGTTCCGGGAAAACTACCCTGGGCTGAACATCGAGCTGGTGGAGGGCTACTTCGAACACTTCGTCAGCAGTGAGCAGTTCGATGTGGTGATGATGGGCTTCATCCTCGAGCATGTGGACGATCCGGGCCTGATTCTGCGCCGTTTTCGTGACAACCTGCGCCCGGGCGGCAGCCTTTACGTTGCGGTGCCCAATGCCAAGTCGCTGAACCGGCGTCTGGGACTGGCGATGGGCAAGATCGCCGATATCTACGAACTCAATGCCAATGATCATGCCCTCGGCCATCAGCGTCAGTTCTGCCGCGACACGCTCAAGGCGCTGCTGCAAGCGGAGGGGTATCGGGTTACCTGGGAGGAGGGCATCTACCTCAAGCCATTGCCACTCGGCTACATGCAGACCATGCCTGAATTCGAGGAAAACCTGCAGGCCATGTGCGAGGTCGGGGTGGATTTTCCCGACCTCTGCGTGGGGCTGTTGATGGAAGTGCAGGTGGCCTGA
- a CDS encoding WbqC family protein — MSTVVISQPMYFPWVGMFEQWRLADDFVFFDDVQFARGFINRVQYKTPDGSAWLTVPLRQHGREVRICDLQCAEESGWRDKHLRTLALALAGTPHMHDALGLAERVLLRRDLGFCDLLIEGMQTVAQYFGLLEGKRLHRSSQLAVEGRKSELIQGLVAHLSGDRYVTGMGALNYLDHDAFECAGIEVCYMDYRKREYPQKFPPFTPYVSVLDLVANCGRDGRTFIESGVTHWRQALAARDQA; from the coding sequence ATGAGCACGGTGGTTATTTCCCAGCCGATGTATTTCCCCTGGGTAGGCATGTTCGAGCAGTGGCGACTGGCGGACGATTTCGTGTTCTTTGACGATGTCCAGTTCGCTCGCGGCTTCATCAACCGAGTGCAGTACAAGACACCCGATGGCAGTGCCTGGCTGACGGTGCCGCTGCGCCAGCACGGGCGTGAGGTGCGCATTTGCGATCTGCAGTGCGCCGAAGAGTCGGGATGGCGCGACAAGCATCTGCGTACCCTGGCCCTGGCGCTGGCCGGAACGCCCCATATGCATGACGCCCTGGGGCTGGCCGAGAGGGTGCTGTTGCGTCGTGATCTGGGCTTCTGTGATCTGCTCATCGAGGGCATGCAAACGGTGGCGCAGTATTTCGGCCTGCTAGAAGGCAAGCGTCTGCACCGCTCTTCACAGCTGGCGGTGGAGGGACGCAAGAGCGAGTTGATCCAGGGGTTGGTGGCGCACCTGAGCGGTGATCGCTACGTTACGGGAATGGGCGCCCTGAACTATCTGGACCACGATGCCTTCGAGTGCGCGGGTATCGAGGTCTGCTACATGGACTACCGCAAGCGCGAATATCCGCAGAAGTTTCCGCCCTTCACCCCTTATGTCTCCGTGCTCGATCTGGTAGCCAATTGCGGGCGGGACGGTAGAACCTTCATCGAATCGGGTGTGACCCACTGGCGCCAGGCGCTGGCAGCAAGAGATCAGGCATGA